From one Lolium rigidum isolate FL_2022 chromosome 4, APGP_CSIRO_Lrig_0.1, whole genome shotgun sequence genomic stretch:
- the LOC124649143 gene encoding uncharacterized protein LOC124649143: MASANSFADDGLVDPQGQEKTTEESAGNATQTTAKTKKKKILVQESAWYVKHVLSFKPEELKEPEEVPEAIVKHDPVLAANLYVMMANSALYREHIKEKMLEEQSNFRHQLKTKGRVTHEIEVDEDDDRFVNAAASNTGTGRRRHRPGIMKKEDGQTRKLN; this comes from the exons ATGGCAAGCGCAAATTCTTTCGCGGACGATGGTCTGGTGGATCCGCAGGGTCAAGAAAAAACAACAGAGGAGTCGGCTGGAAACGCTACACAGACGACGGCCaagacaaagaaaaagaagatctTGGTTCAGGAGTCAGCGTGGTATGTGAAACACGTCTTATCCTTCAAGCCAGAAGAACTTAAGGAACCGGAGGAGGTGCCCGAGGCCATCGTCAAGCACGACCCAGTGCTGGCGGCAAACCTCTACGTCATGATGGCCAACTCGGCCCTGTATAGAGAGCACATCAAAGAGAAGATGCTGGAGGAGCAGAGCAACTTTAGGCATCAGTTGAAAACCAAGGGCAGAGTCACGCATGAGATCGAGgtggatgaagacgacgacaggTTTGTAAATGCCG CTGCCTCTAACACTGGAACAGGACGCAGGAGACACCGCCCTGGAATCATGAAAAAGGAAGATGGGCAGACCAGGAAGCTGAATTGA
- the LOC124649172 gene encoding uncharacterized protein LOC124649172: MASMTSSSEKGVPADPQVESGRNKTEIKKKKKVVVQVPDHDVKYVLAFKPRTMDDLKVPDILIRKDPELAAWWYQMLADTALFYESNNERMLEKQRDYRHQLRTKGMVTSELLVDDDEDDTTATFSGGRRRHRPGVMKKQDGQTRRLN, translated from the coding sequence ATGGCGAGCATGACGAGTTCATCCGAGAAGGGGGTGCCGGCGGATCCGCAAGTCGAGTCAGGAAGAAACAAGACGGAgataaagaaaaagaagaaggtggTGGTTCAGGTGCCAGACCACGATGTGAAATATGTCCTGGCCTTCAAGCCGCGCACCATGGATGACTTGAAGGTGCCTGACATCCTCATCAGGAAAGATCCGGAACTGGCGGCCTGGTGGTACCAAATGTTGGCGGACACGGCTCTCTTTTACGAGTCGAACAACGAAAGGATGCTCGAGAAGCAGAGAGATTATAGGCACCAGCTAAGAACCAAGGGCATGGTCACCTCCGAGCTTCTCGtcgatgacgatgaagatgacaCCACCGCCACCTTTTCTGGAGGACGGAGGAGACACCGCCCTGGTGTCATGAAAAAGCAAGATGGGCAGACAAGGAGGCTAAATTGA